CCCTCCCGGCCCGCTACGCTTACCTACTGTCAGCTGGGGGATCGAGGCGGCCAGGAGTCCAAGACTCCAAAACCATCCCGGTCCCCCCGCCATCTACCCCGGAAGCCGAAGCTCCCGGTAGGGAGGCGGGTTCTTCTCTAGTCCTCGGAGCCCGTCCCCTTTTTTTCCCTCCTATCGCGCCCTACGTGGGGCCGTATCCAGGGCACCGTTGCGAGACCGTAGTCGTCGTCGCCACTCTTCTGGCGGCGGCGACACTCTTGGTGGTCGCCTCGGTGtccattcttcttcttcctcttcttctctgTCGGTCGGAGGGGGCTTGCCTCCTTCTGCGACATTACACTGCCGCAGAAGGAAACGAACGCCTTCCATTTTTTCTCCCTCCCGACTGTCGCCGCCACGACAGCCGAGAGGGAGAGGTCCAAGCCTATCTCATCCGTAAGGACACGGCGCTGCACACTCTACGCTGGGCAATCCTCCAGCGTGTGCTGCGCCGTGTTCCTCTCCTCGTCGCATGCCAGCACCTCGTGGCCTTTTTCCCGATGCGACACAGGTACACACCGAAACATCCATGTCCGGTGAGCACCTGTGTCGCGTGATAAGTCAACACGCGCCCCCGACCACCCAGCCAGTCTGCCAGGTGGGATCGGATGACGTCGACGGTCCTTCCCTCCGAGCCGGTAGCGATGGCCGGATTGGCAAGATATTTTTGCCACCGTCTTATTAAGACCGCCTTCTGGTAGAGCTTGATGCGCGCCCTGTCCGGAGTTTTTCCCCGAGCTCGCGACTCAGTCACGCATCTATACACCTCTGCATGCTGTCGAGCCGCGAGCTCTAACGGGGGGAGTCCGGACAGGGTCGTCGCCGCCGCATGTGAGACGGTGCGATACGCCCGTGACACTCTAATGGCTATCGTGCGCTGGAATTGGCGTAGCTTCGCCTTTGCGCGCGCAGAGTTTTCCGCCGCTTCTACCTACACAGGGGCACCATAGAGTGCCATGGCGTGCACCGTCGCAGCATATAGCCGGCGAGCACGGCCGCTCGCCCCTCCCAGGTTGGGCATGAGCCTAGCAAGACTGTTTGCAACGCCCGTCACCCTGGGAGCTAGGCGAGCAAAGTGCTCGCCAAAGCTCCACCTGCCATCCAACCAGAGGCCCAGAACTTTCATCTGGGCCTCTACGGGGACGCGAGTCCCCTCAACCGTGATGTGGGCCGCAGGCGGCTTCCCTTTAGACTTGTCATAAAAATAGACGGCCTGTGTCTTTTGGGGAGCCATCTTGAGGCCCACCCTCTTCATTGCAGCCACCACCAATCCCACTGCGACGTTAACCTTTAATCTGGCCTCCTCCCAATCGTCGCCCTCAACCCCCAGCCATGTGTCGTCCGCAAAACCGTTTAACCAACAACTTGGGGGGAGGGCAAAGCGCAGGACGGAGTCATATCCCAGGTTCCACAGGAGTGGTCCGAGAACCGACCCCTGCGGAACCCCCCGCACTATTAGTCTCACCCTACAGACACCTCCTCTATCTAGGAAAACCAATCTCCTGTCCCGGAGGTAGTCATAGATAATGGCCACTAGATAAGGGGGCACACCGTGGTACAGTAGTGCCTCCCTTATCACCGGCCAGGGCAGGGCAGGGTGTTGAAGGCATTGGCTATATCGAACGACGTGCCCCATACCACCCTGCCCTCCTCCGCCGCGGCCTTCAGATGGGTACGGATACGCTGAATCGCGTCTACCGTGGAACGACCCTCCCGAAAGCCGTACTGGCCCGGCGATAAATCTGGGCCAGTCCGGGACAGGCGCTGGACGAGGCGATTGGCGATAACTCGCTCAAACAACTTGCCAACCTTGTCCAGCAAACAGATTGGTCTCCATGCCGAGGGTGAGTCGGCGGGCTTCCCTGGTTTAGGGAGGAGGACCAGTCTGGCTATCTTCCAAGCCCGGGGAAACCGGCCTTCTTTGAGGCCGGGGAAACCGGCCTTCTTGGTGAACAAACCCTTGAGGTGCTCGGCCAGTTTCCCCGGGATCAAGGACCACGCCTTTCCGGGAATCTCATCGGGCCCTGGAGTTTTTCCTGCTTTCATCCGCTTGGCTGCTTTCTGTAGCTCTTCCATCCTCACCCCGAGCTCCTCGTCCCACTCGACGTCTGGTGGAGCGGGACCTCCGGCAGCTCTCTCCCCCGGGTCATCGGGAAAGAGGGTGTCGACTACCTTTATGATGAACTCGGGGTCCATAGATTCCGTCGCGGGGGACGCCCATGGTCTCAACTTATTTAACACTATTTTGTATGGGCGCCCCCACGGATCCTCGTCCAGGGCCCGAAGCAATTCTTCCCAGGCGCGGTTCTTTTCTTTCCTGATTGCTCCAGAGAGGGCCCGCTTTGCGGCGCGGTACCCTGCTCCAGCCTCCTCTAGCGCGTGCGGCTGTCGTCGTGCCCTCCGCCTGGCACGCAGCCACACTCGCCTGGCGTGGACGGAGGAGCGCCTTAATTCGGCTATCTCCTCCGTCCACCAGTACGCGTTCCGACGCGGATGAGGCCTGGCTCGGGGCATTGCCACGTCGCACGTGGCTGTCATTATTTCCCCGAGCCGTTCGGCTGCCTCGTCCGCGTCGGCTTGTAAACTAAAGTTTACATCATCGGCCCACAAGCAAGTCTGGATCGCCGCGCGAAATTTATTGCGGTCCAGCTTGCGAAGGGCCTAGCGCGGGAAGCGGAGCTCCGCTTTTTTGCGGCGGGCCTGGACCTCCGGGGGGAGGGGGTGACCGGGAGGCTCATGACTCGATAAAGAGGTGGTCGGATAACGACTCGACCTCCTCGGCCACCCTCCATTCCTTAATACCGCGAGCAGCCGGGGGGTTTGTCAGTGTGATGTCATCTATTGACCCCCCCCCTAGTGCCGCGCGCAGGTCTGGGCATTTCCCGTGTTAACGCATACGAGTCCCAGGCCCGCCGCCCAATCCTCAAGGATTCTCCCCCTGGCATTCGTGATCGGAGACCCCCATAACGCCGCCTTGGCGTTGAAGTCCCCGGCCACTATCACTGGTTGAGGGAGAATCCTTTCCACGAAATCCCGAAGGCGATCGAGGAACCCTTCAAACTGGGCCACGTCTTTGTTGAAGGAGAAATATACTCCAACCACAACGATGTGGCCCCATCTAACAGCGACGAACCCGTCGTCCGCTACGAGCCTAGTGCAGGCAACGGGCTCCTCCGTTGCCCTCCATGTTATCGCTACGGAGCCGCACCGGTCCACCGCCCAGCACGGGTGGTTCAGCGGCACCCGGTACGGCTCTGCAGCCACTCCCAATCTACTGCCGCGCTCCGCCATTGTGTGCAAAAACACATCCTGCTAGGCGCGACAGTGGTTCAGATTTCTTTGGAGTATCTTCTGGAGGGGCATTAATAGTCGTCCTCTTCGAAGACCTCCACCTCCTTCTCGTCGCTTTGCCCGTCTTCAGGCAATGCCGCGTGTTGCGGCTCCTTCCTGTCCACTTGATTCTTATCGCCGAGTCCTTTCTTTTCCCATTCCTTATCACCGGGAGTTGCCTCCTTCAATGACGTGGTAGGAAtttgctgctgttgttgctgctgcaacagctgttgttgctgctgctgctgctgctgttgctgttg
The Temnothorax longispinosus isolate EJ_2023e chromosome 7, Tlon_JGU_v1, whole genome shotgun sequence DNA segment above includes these coding regions:
- the LOC139816424 gene encoding uncharacterized protein, encoding MAERGSRLGVAAEPYRVPLNHPCWAVDRCGSVAITWRATEEPVACTRLVADDGFVAVRWGHIVVVGVYFSFNKDVAQFEGFLDRLRDFVERILPQPVIVAGDFNAKAALWGSPITNARGRILEDWAAGLGLVCVNTGNAQTCARH